TTAATGCCATGTCGTCCATGGCTTCCATCATGCGCTCGAATACGTCTGTCGAAACTAGGTAAGCCACGGGTTTATTGTGGTTTAAAATAGCAATAGACTCACCGTCTGACTGTTTAATCAGTGCCGACGGGTTGGATTTTAGTTCTGAGATACTGGCTGTCTGTGTCGCAAATATTGGTTTCATGATTCATTCTCCGCTAATATTACGCTCTAAATATAGCGCTAATTTTAGCACGAAAATTAGGTCTTATTTGTTAATCTATTTATGCATAATTTGTAGGGTGCGCCTCGCGCACCTTTAAATACGATTTCTATATCATCGGTGCGCTGGGCGCACCCTACAACTTTGGCTAATCTGAGCCATATTATTTAATGCCTTTTGCCTTATTGATTTTTTTAGCTTTTGCTAGAATGGTTTTAGATTTGTTTTCGAATAATTCAGATAGAACATGTTCTAAAATTTCATACAAGTCAATGACATCATTTTTGGTTAATCTCTTTTCTGGGTGACTACCTTCATTACCAATCCATTTAATTGCCAAAAGTAATTCTTTAAGTTCAGAATTTTGCTTAGCTAGTTTATCAATTCTATTGTGTAAGTTTATTTTAACTCTCTTATTTTTATTGTTTATAGTAGTCTTTGGTATTTTGAAATGATTCAATATTAGCTCCAAGGCGGAGCGTGCATGATTTATTGCAGCAGAAGGAGAGCTAAAAAATAATTCAAAAGACTTATTAAGTTGATTAGTAATATCATCTGGAACATTTTCAGGTATGTCGATGATTTTTAATGATGGATAAAAATAATAAGGCTCGAAACATGGTGAATAAACCTGCTGTTGCATACCGTAGTCATCTTCTTCTATGTCCCAATCCAAACAACCATGACCTGAGCTTGCAAACTGTTCATTACAATTGTTGTTTGAACATCTAAAGATGCAACTATATACGAAACGAACCGATTCAGGATCCGATTCATAGAGAGGGTGCACTTTTTGAGAAACAGAAGTTTCTTTACTAAAAAACGTATCCTCATTAATCACTAAATAGCCATTAGAACAAGGCCAATAAGTATTTTGGTTTGTTGTGAAGTAGGAAGTTAGAAGTTCTTTGTCAATCATGAAATATGGTCTCATGTAGTAAGTCTATAATTATTTATATAGTCATAAATTACCATGCTATTTTTTAAGCCAATGATACAATAGTCTTACTTGGCACAGAGGTTTCACTGCTAGTCTCAATATTGGAACATAGCGAGCTTAACTAAATAAGCAAAACCCGCCATCCGTCAGAAATTCTATTTAAAGAGCTTCTTTTGCAAACCTAGATCTTACAAGCCCCGCCCGCACAATCATCTTCCATATCCGCTTGGGCATCGTTCGCACCATCACGAGTGTTATGATAGTACAAAGTTTTCACGCCAAGCTTATACGCGTTTAACAAGTCTTTTAGTAATATCTTCATTGGTACACGGCCGCCTTCATAACGAACAGGATCGTAGTTGGTATTGGCAGAGATACTTTGATCAACGAATTTTTGCATGACAGCGACCAGCTTTAGGTAACCATCATTGTTTGGCATTTGCCATAGTAGCTCATACTGATTTTTTAGCTTATTAATCTCAGGCACGACTTGCTTCAAGATGCCATCTTTTGACGCTTTGATAGAGACCAGACCGCGTGGTGGCTCGATACCATTAGTGGCGTTGGCGATCTGACTCGAGGTCTCAGACGGCATCAAGGCGGTTAGGGTAGAGTTGCGTAGACCGTGCTCAGTGATCTCGCCACGTAGCGTTTCCCAATCGAGATGTAGCGGCTCTTGGCAGATTTTATCCAAGTCTTTTTTGTACGTATCAATCGGCAAGATACCTTGTGAGTACGTCGTCTCATTGAACGCAGGGCAAGCGCCTTGCTCTTTTGCCAATTTGTTTGACGCTTTCAAGAGATAAAATTGCAATGCTTCAAAGGTTTGATGCGTCAGACCAATGGCGCTGTCGTCTGAATAGCGTACGCCATTCTTGGCAAGGTAATAAGCATAGTTAATCACGCCCACACCGAGCGTACGGCGACGCATGCTGCCGTTTTGAGCGGCTTTTACTGGATAGTCTTGATAGTCAAGCAGGGCATCAAGCGCACGGACAATTAGCTCAGCTGGTTCTTCGATATCGCTGACGTTTTCGACTTTACCCAAGTTGACCGCTGATAGCGTGCAAAGCGCGATTTCGCCTTCTTCGTCATTGATATTATCCAGTGGCTTCGTCGGTAGGGCGATTTCCATACATAGGTTTGACTGGCGAATCGGCGCAACCGTCGCGTCAAATGGGCTATGCGTATTGCAATGATCGACGTTTTGGATATAGATACGACCCGTACTGGCGCGCTCTTGCATCATTAGACTGAACAAGTCTGCTGCTGGGATTTGACGGCTACGAATAGCAGGGTCATTTTCGTACTTGGTGTATAGCTCTTCGAACTTGTCTTGATCTTCAAAGAAAGCATCATACAAGCCAGGGGTATCACCTGGAGAGAATAGCGAGATGTCTTGACCTTTTATTAGGCGAGTGTACATCGTTTTGTTTAACTGTACGCCATAATCCATATGACGGACACGGTTGTCTTCGACGCCACGGTTGTTTTTCAATACTAAGAGCGACTCAACTTCTAAATGCCATAATGGGTAGAATAATGTCGCAGCACCGCCACGGACGCCACCTTGTGAGCAGCATTTAACGGCTGTCTGAAACAATTTGTAGAATGGGATACAACCCGTATGCTGTGCTTCGCCGCCACGGATAGGGCTACCGAGGGCACGGATGCGACCAGCGTTGATGCCGATACCAGCACGCTGTGACACGTAGCGTACGATGGCGCTGGTGGTCGCGTTGATAGAGTCTAGGCTATCACCACATTCGATAAGGACGCACGAGCTAAACTGGCGCGATGGCGTACGTACGCCTGACATGATAGGGGTTGGTAGTGAGATTTTGAATTCTGAAGTCGCATCATAGAAACGCTTCACATAGTTCATACGCTCTGATTTTTCGTAACGGCTGAACAAGCACATACCAACCAGCATGTACAAGAACTGCGGGCTTTCAAAGACGGTTTTGCTCACGCGATCTTGAACGAGGTATTTACCTGCCATTTGCTCAACAGCAGCATAAGCAAGGTTCATATCGCGCCAGTGATCGAGATACTCTTCTAACTCGTCAAATTCAGCACGGCTATAGTCCGCTAGGATATGCTGATCGTATTTTCCAGCATCAGTGAGTTTTTTAACGTGATCATACAGGTGCGGCGGGGTAAATTTATTATAAGCAATTTTACGTAAATGGAAGATAGCCAAACGCGCAGCTAAATACTGATAGTCAGGCGTATCTTCAGAGATAAGGTCAGCGGCAGATTTGATGATGGTTTCGTGAATATCACGAGTTTTGATACCTTCATAAAACTGAATGTGCGATTTTAGCTCCACTTGTGACACCGACACATTATCTAAACCGTGAGCTGCCCACTCGATAACCTTGTGAATTTTATCTAACTCGATAGGCTCTAAACGTCCATCACGTTTGGTTACTTGGATTTTATCGATATGTGTCATGCTGACCTCGTAAGTTGATTGCTTAATAGTTATTTACTGAATGACTTATTAGTGATGCCGCGCGGTGTAAGGACGCCAATCATGCTTTATAACGCGATATATATGCTCATGATAGAGTATTTTTTTGAGGCAAAATCTTGCCACGGCTCATGGTGATAGCTAAAATCACTGAGCACTACATATAGCGTGTTTGTTAATAGGTGGACACAATATAGCGGGAAAATTTTGAAAATGCTATATTGATTTTAGCGGCAAACTATGTTGCTGAGGGCTTATGGGTTGTCCGATTTTGGGCAAAGGACGATGGCATAAGGGTTAGACGCAAATGAGCTTGATAATAAATTTTTTGTAAAAATCTAATCACTCTTTGCTTTTTATTTTCTCGTAAATTGTTGACTAATAAAAGCAGTCATGACAATAATAATGCGGGCGCAGATTGTACATCAAACCACAAAAAATCGCCACCCAAATGAGTGACGATTGTCATTATCTTCAGTGAATTTACGCCCATGATAGTAGGATTTGATAGAGGGCAGCAAGAGACTGTCAACCCTATCATAAGTTACATCACAATGCGTACCGTCTTAGCCGCATCAAGAGACGCATATAGGGTATTGACTTGCTCAGCAGTCGTTAAGTATAAGTTCACCCGTATAGAATGAAAGCGTCCTGTTTTTGAAGGTTTGACCTGCATAGAGGCTAAGTCAAAATCCGGAAACTGGCTACCTAAAATGAGTTTGACTTCGTTCAACAAAGTCTCATGTTCACCTTCATTACCGATAATGCTCATCGGGTAATTCATCGGAAAATCCCATAGCTCAGGATTTTGAATGTCGGTTTTTTTGCCTTTAATTTTGTCATTGCCCAACGATATTTGAGAGACGTTGACATCTTTTTTAGGATTTTGTTGATTATCGCTCATGGGTGAGTCCTTAGTGCTATTTTATAATGGGGCTTGAGTCTTAAAATTGGCTAGTATTTTAACAAACGACTATCGATTAACCACAAAAAAGCTGAGACGCGCTCAGCTTTTAGGCTCATATACTCTGCGATATATAAAGACAGTATGCTAAAAAGCTACTGTCTTTATAGGGGGCTTATCAGTCATTTTCAAGGAAAGAGCGCAGATGCTCAGAGCGTGATGGATGACGCAATTTACGCAAGGCTTTTGCTTCAATCTGACGAATACGCTCACGCGTCACATCAAACTGCTTACCAACTTCTTCCAAAGTATGGTCGGTCGGCATATCGATACCAAAACGCATTTTGAGCACGCGTGCTTCACGCTCAGTCAAGTTGCCCAATACATCACGCGTCGCTTCACGTAGACCCGCAGCCGTCGCATCGTCAACAGGGCTTGAGATCGTACCATCTTCGATAAAATCACCTAGGTGTGAGTCTTCATCATCACCGATAGGGGTTTCCATTGAGATAGGCTCTTTGGCGATTTTTAGTACTTTACGGACTTTGGCTTCGTCCATCTCTAAGCGTTCGCCTAATTCCTCAGGCGTTGGCTCGCGTCCCATTTCTTGTAGCAATTGACGAGAGACACGATTGATCTTATTAATCGTCTCAATCATATGCACAGGGATACGGATGGTACGTGCTTGGTCAGCGATAGAGCGGGTGATTGCCTGACGAATCCACCATGTGGCATAAGTCGAGAACTTATAACCACGGCGATATTCAAATTTATCGACGGCTTTCATCAGACCGATATTACCTTCTTGGATCAGATCCAAGAACTGTAGACCACGGTTTGTATATTTTTTGGCAATTGAGATAACGAGACGTAAGTTAGCCTCGACCATCTCTTTTTTGGCACGGCGGGCTTTGGCTTCACCAATAGCCATACGGCGCGCCACATCTTTCATGTCGTGGATTTCCATCTCGAGCTTATGCTCGTAATCACGGATAGCACGTTGTAACAAGATAACATCGTCGGCGACTTTCTCTAACGTGGCAGCAAAAGCAGGCTTACCTTTAATACGCTCAATCAACCAATCAACGTTGGTTTCATTACTTGGAAAAGTCTTACGGAACTCTTCGCGCGGCATACGACCACGGCGAATCACCAAGCGCATGATTTGACGCTCATGCTTACGCACGTCATCATAGACATCATGCATAATAGCCATGACTTGATCAGATAGACGGTTATTCAGCTTTAGCATCATAAAGCGGCTAGCCAGCTGCTCATAAGCTTCATTGGCTTGTGCACTACCACGACCATAATCAAGTAAGGCTTGCTTGGCTTTAATAAATAGATGCTCGATCTCTTCTAGACGCAAGCGCACTTCTTCTGGATCGATACCGCTGGTTTCTTCTTCAGCGTCCTCTTCCACTTCCTCGTCGTCCTCCTCGTCATCATCAAGCCCAGATTTTACTTTGGCTTTTTCTTTGATGATCGGCGGGTTTTCTTTTTCTTCTTTGATGCGCTCGCGTTCTTCCTTCGCCGCTTCTTTGGCTTCTTGAGCAGCGATTTTGTCTTCTTCGGTTTCAGGGTCTAAGAAACCAGTGATAACGTCAGAAAGCTT
The window above is part of the Psychrobacter cryohalolentis K5 genome. Proteins encoded here:
- the rpoD gene encoding RNA polymerase sigma factor RpoD, which produces MNDKSVSKSTSQLATLIQMGKEQGYLTYAEVNDQLPDSITESDQIEDIVQMLTDVGIKIFESAPDADDILMNDDSSDDDMAADEAAAVLASVETEPGRTTDPVRMYMREMGTVDLLTREGEIAIAKRIEEGIRDVQHAMSYWPGTVQFVLDEYQKVQDGEKKLSDVITGFLDPETEEDKIAAQEAKEAAKEERERIKEEKENPPIIKEKAKVKSGLDDDEEDDEEVEEDAEEETSGIDPEEVRLRLEEIEHLFIKAKQALLDYGRGSAQANEAYEQLASRFMMLKLNNRLSDQVMAIMHDVYDDVRKHERQIMRLVIRRGRMPREEFRKTFPSNETNVDWLIERIKGKPAFAATLEKVADDVILLQRAIRDYEHKLEMEIHDMKDVARRMAIGEAKARRAKKEMVEANLRLVISIAKKYTNRGLQFLDLIQEGNIGLMKAVDKFEYRRGYKFSTYATWWIRQAITRSIADQARTIRIPVHMIETINKINRVSRQLLQEMGREPTPEELGERLEMDEAKVRKVLKIAKEPISMETPIGDDEDSHLGDFIEDGTISSPVDDATAAGLREATRDVLGNLTEREARVLKMRFGIDMPTDHTLEEVGKQFDVTRERIRQIEAKALRKLRHPSRSEHLRSFLEND
- the nrdA gene encoding class 1a ribonucleoside-diphosphate reductase subunit alpha — encoded protein: MTHIDKIQVTKRDGRLEPIELDKIHKVIEWAAHGLDNVSVSQVELKSHIQFYEGIKTRDIHETIIKSAADLISEDTPDYQYLAARLAIFHLRKIAYNKFTPPHLYDHVKKLTDAGKYDQHILADYSRAEFDELEEYLDHWRDMNLAYAAVEQMAGKYLVQDRVSKTVFESPQFLYMLVGMCLFSRYEKSERMNYVKRFYDATSEFKISLPTPIMSGVRTPSRQFSSCVLIECGDSLDSINATTSAIVRYVSQRAGIGINAGRIRALGSPIRGGEAQHTGCIPFYKLFQTAVKCCSQGGVRGGAATLFYPLWHLEVESLLVLKNNRGVEDNRVRHMDYGVQLNKTMYTRLIKGQDISLFSPGDTPGLYDAFFEDQDKFEELYTKYENDPAIRSRQIPAADLFSLMMQERASTGRIYIQNVDHCNTHSPFDATVAPIRQSNLCMEIALPTKPLDNINDEEGEIALCTLSAVNLGKVENVSDIEEPAELIVRALDALLDYQDYPVKAAQNGSMRRRTLGVGVINYAYYLAKNGVRYSDDSAIGLTHQTFEALQFYLLKASNKLAKEQGACPAFNETTYSQGILPIDTYKKDLDKICQEPLHLDWETLRGEITEHGLRNSTLTALMPSETSSQIANATNGIEPPRGLVSIKASKDGILKQVVPEINKLKNQYELLWQMPNNDGYLKLVAVMQKFVDQSISANTNYDPVRYEGGRVPMKILLKDLLNAYKLGVKTLYYHNTRDGANDAQADMEDDCAGGACKI
- a CDS encoding DUF4145 domain-containing protein, with protein sequence MIDKELLTSYFTTNQNTYWPCSNGYLVINEDTFFSKETSVSQKVHPLYESDPESVRFVYSCIFRCSNNNCNEQFASSGHGCLDWDIEEDDYGMQQQVYSPCFEPYYFYPSLKIIDIPENVPDDITNQLNKSFELFFSSPSAAINHARSALELILNHFKIPKTTINNKNKRVKINLHNRIDKLAKQNSELKELLLAIKWIGNEGSHPEKRLTKNDVIDLYEILEHVLSELFENKSKTILAKAKKINKAKGIK
- a CDS encoding type II toxin-antitoxin system Phd/YefM family antitoxin, with amino-acid sequence MKPIFATQTASISELKSNPSALIKQSDGESIAILNHNKPVAYLVSTDVFERMMEAMDDMALSQTVSARLNDGQIPIKVTLDDL
- a CDS encoding YbeD family protein yields the protein MSDNQQNPKKDVNVSQISLGNDKIKGKKTDIQNPELWDFPMNYPMSIIGNEGEHETLLNEVKLILGSQFPDFDLASMQVKPSKTGRFHSIRVNLYLTTAEQVNTLYASLDAAKTVRIVM